The Prosthecobacter vanneervenii genome has a segment encoding these proteins:
- a CDS encoding ABC transporter ATP-binding protein, translating into MSQQAAPLAAQDVHRTYHLAGHDLPVLKGVNLEVAAGEKVFLCGQSGAGKTTLLYVLGGLEQPTSGDVMVHGRSLYHTAAEERARTRNQVMGFVFQHYFLLPELTALENVMLPSMIGGRKAEARARELLDKVGLSARLQHLPTELSGGEQQRVAIARALINNPGIIYADEPTGNLDASTGGGVIDMLMQVVDEAKKTLVVVTHDQTLAKRGDRRLILKEGRLEEG; encoded by the coding sequence ATGAGCCAGCAAGCCGCCCCACTCGCCGCACAGGATGTGCATCGTACCTACCACCTCGCCGGGCATGACCTGCCGGTGCTAAAGGGGGTGAATCTCGAAGTCGCTGCTGGGGAGAAGGTTTTTCTCTGCGGCCAGTCCGGCGCGGGCAAGACCACCCTGCTCTACGTGCTCGGCGGCCTGGAGCAGCCCACCTCCGGAGATGTGATGGTGCACGGGCGCTCGCTCTATCACACCGCTGCGGAAGAGCGCGCACGTACGCGTAACCAGGTCATGGGCTTCGTCTTTCAGCATTACTTCCTGCTGCCAGAACTCACTGCATTGGAAAATGTGATGCTGCCCTCCATGATCGGCGGCCGCAAGGCCGAGGCCCGCGCCCGCGAACTGCTGGACAAGGTGGGCCTGAGCGCACGCCTGCAGCATCTGCCCACCGAACTCTCTGGCGGCGAGCAGCAGCGTGTGGCCATTGCCCGCGCTCTGATCAACAATCCCGGCATCATCTACGCCGACGAGCCTACCGGAAATCTCGACGCCAGCACCGGTGGCGGCGTGATCGACATGCTCATGCAAGTGGTGGACGAGGCTAAAAAGACCCTCGTCGTGGTCACGCATGACCAGACCCTGGCCAAGCGTGGAGACCGCCGGCTTATCCTCAAGGAAGGCCGCCTGGAGGAAGGCTGA
- a CDS encoding tRNA (cytidine(34)-2'-O)-methyltransferase, producing the protein MLHIVLFQPEIPHNTGAIGRLCLAAGARLHLIKPLGFSLDDKQLKRAGLDYWQEVDVHVWERWEDLRTSMPLDAVLYFIECQGEKTYWDTSLSAEDLYLVFGPETRGIPPSVIRTEQCLSIPMQGTRSLNLATAAGIVMYEALRQRTLAGIMP; encoded by the coding sequence ATGCTGCACATCGTCCTCTTCCAGCCGGAGATCCCACACAATACGGGGGCGATCGGTCGGCTTTGCCTGGCAGCCGGAGCGCGACTTCACCTGATCAAGCCGCTGGGCTTCAGCCTGGACGACAAGCAGCTCAAACGCGCCGGGCTGGACTACTGGCAGGAAGTGGACGTGCACGTGTGGGAGCGCTGGGAGGATCTGCGCACCTCCATGCCCCTGGATGCAGTCCTCTATTTCATCGAGTGCCAGGGTGAAAAAACCTACTGGGACACCAGCCTCTCCGCTGAGGATCTCTATCTCGTCTTTGGCCCGGAGACACGTGGCATCCCGCCCTCCGTCATCCGCACGGAGCAGTGCCTGAGCATTCCCATGCAGGGCACCCGCAGCCTGAATCTGGCCACTGCTGCCGGCATTGTCATGTATGAGGCGCTGCGGCAGCGTACACTAGCGGGCATCATGCCTTGA
- a CDS encoding GtrA family protein → MTKIGEALQFFRENSWRSILARLNSRDTHPFIQFIKYTICGVGSLTVTTAIFVALSKWGMFPALDSSLPNEVRALNSTYNNLISFFFGNIFAYVTNSLWVFTPGRHHRVLEFIYFTAVSTTGFTIGLLSGPLLIKMYGISTLAAQLLLIVSSTMVNFVCRKFFVFKG, encoded by the coding sequence ATGACAAAAATCGGTGAGGCTCTTCAATTTTTCCGTGAAAACAGCTGGCGTTCCATTCTTGCGAGACTGAACTCTCGCGACACGCATCCCTTCATTCAGTTCATCAAATACACCATTTGCGGTGTAGGCTCGCTGACTGTCACCACGGCGATCTTTGTGGCCCTTTCCAAGTGGGGCATGTTTCCAGCCTTGGACAGCAGCCTGCCCAACGAGGTGCGCGCGCTCAACAGCACGTACAACAACCTCATCTCCTTCTTCTTCGGGAACATCTTTGCTTATGTGACCAATTCCCTCTGGGTCTTCACCCCGGGGCGTCACCACCGCGTCCTGGAGTTCATCTACTTCACAGCGGTAAGCACCACAGGCTTCACCATCGGTCTTCTCTCAGGGCCGCTGCTCATCAAGATGTACGGCATCAGCACCCTGGCGGCGCAGCTTCTGCTCATCGTTTCCTCCACGATGGTGAATTTCGTGTGCCGGAAGTTCTTCGTTTTTAAAGGCTGA
- a CDS encoding glycine zipper domain-containing protein — protein sequence MKNTLITALSALSLVSCATGPNAQTGSVLGALGGAAVGGIIGSQSHRGLEGAAIGGALGALGGNALGNARDQRNGYGYGQQPPPPQQQGGYYDNRGNWRQGPPPQRGGYYDNNGNYRYY from the coding sequence ATGAAAAACACCCTCATTACTGCTCTCTCCGCGCTCTCGCTTGTTTCGTGTGCCACGGGCCCTAACGCGCAGACTGGTTCTGTGCTTGGTGCCTTGGGTGGTGCCGCTGTCGGCGGCATCATTGGCTCCCAGAGCCACCGCGGGCTGGAAGGCGCGGCCATCGGCGGCGCTCTCGGCGCTCTCGGCGGCAATGCTCTCGGCAATGCCCGCGACCAGCGCAATGGATACGGCTACGGCCAACAGCCCCCTCCGCCTCAGCAGCAGGGCGGCTACTATGACAACCGTGGCAACTGGCGTCAGGGACCGCCTCCTCAACGCGGCGGTTACTACGACAACAACGGCAACTACCGTTACTACTAG
- a CDS encoding glycine zipper domain-containing protein, with protein sequence MKHILLSIVTAATITSCASGPAAQQGAVIGGLGGAAVGGIIGSQSGRGLEGAAIGGALGALGGNAIGNAKDQRRRGYYY encoded by the coding sequence ATGAAACACATCCTCCTCTCCATCGTTACTGCTGCTACCATCACTTCCTGCGCCTCCGGACCTGCTGCTCAGCAGGGAGCCGTCATCGGCGGACTCGGCGGCGCTGCTGTCGGCGGTATCATCGGCTCCCAGAGCGGTCGCGGTCTTGAAGGTGCCGCTATCGGCGGCGCACTCGGCGCACTGGGCGGCAATGCCATCGGCAATGCCAAGGACCAGCGTCGTCGCGGGTACTACTACTAA
- a CDS encoding AMP-binding protein, whose product METLVKIGPEFWTDGSVCIAEAAPTAEGASLAAYAKHTLQAHDWCFFQTSGTEGARKWVGLTKESLRISARAVNTHFHITAQDHWLLALPTHHVGGFGILVRAHLSGSAITRLEGKWNARAFVQKCLETGATLASLVPTQIFDLVSAQLRAPESLRAVLVGGAALNAELEAAALGLGWQVHRTYAMTETGSTLAVQPQPGAELEVLPIWQASTDAESVLTVQGPALAQGYAIFEKGRWHWEPIPEEGLRTRDRVEISAAADGARFLRFIGREAGMVKILGELVSLSPIQDRIEALKLSLGVQHADAAVCDVPDSRKESRLVLVVSGINDDEATQMQKGLNETLRPFEQILDVRFVSAIPRSELGKVRLAELRALLHWRITPWEPSHPAE is encoded by the coding sequence ATGGAGACGCTTGTAAAAATCGGGCCAGAATTCTGGACAGACGGTAGTGTGTGCATCGCGGAGGCTGCACCTACGGCCGAAGGCGCCTCATTGGCGGCGTATGCAAAGCACACACTGCAGGCGCATGACTGGTGCTTTTTCCAAACCAGCGGCACCGAGGGAGCGCGAAAATGGGTAGGTCTGACCAAGGAATCTCTGCGCATCTCCGCGCGCGCGGTGAATACGCATTTTCACATCACCGCTCAAGACCACTGGCTGCTCGCTCTGCCCACGCATCATGTGGGCGGCTTCGGCATCCTGGTGCGTGCGCACCTCAGCGGTAGCGCCATCACGAGGCTGGAGGGCAAATGGAATGCGCGGGCCTTTGTGCAAAAGTGCCTAGAGACAGGTGCCACGCTGGCTTCACTGGTGCCCACGCAGATCTTTGACCTCGTGTCAGCCCAATTGCGTGCGCCCGAGTCCTTGCGTGCCGTACTGGTAGGGGGCGCTGCCTTGAATGCCGAGCTTGAAGCCGCAGCCCTGGGCCTTGGCTGGCAGGTGCACCGCACCTATGCCATGACAGAAACCGGTTCCACCCTGGCCGTGCAGCCGCAGCCGGGCGCAGAGCTGGAGGTGCTGCCGATATGGCAGGCAAGCACCGATGCCGAGAGCGTGCTTACAGTGCAAGGGCCTGCTCTCGCTCAAGGCTACGCCATCTTTGAAAAAGGCCGCTGGCACTGGGAGCCGATACCTGAAGAAGGTCTGCGCACACGAGACCGCGTCGAGATCAGCGCCGCAGCAGATGGAGCACGTTTTCTGCGCTTTATAGGACGTGAGGCGGGCATGGTGAAAATCCTCGGAGAGCTCGTCTCCCTCAGTCCTATTCAGGATCGCATTGAGGCGTTAAAACTTAGCTTGGGAGTGCAGCATGCTGATGCAGCAGTGTGCGATGTCCCCGACAGCCGCAAAGAAAGCCGCCTCGTTCTCGTCGTAAGCGGCATCAATGACGACGAAGCCACCCAAATGCAAAAGGGCCTCAACGAAACGTTGAGGCCCTTCGAACAGATTCTTGATGTGCGGTTTGTGTCAGCCATACCGCGCAGTGAGCTCGGCAAAGTGCGACTGGCCGAGCTGCGTGCGCTGCTGCACTGGAGAATTACTCCTTGGGAGCCGAGCCATCCAGCGGAGTGA
- a CDS encoding mandelate racemase/muconate lactonizing enzyme family protein, whose amino-acid sequence MSSPIYVHEYLLRSGVALNAVSMRRVFAGALIFVDGGYGCIHPWPEFGDAPVEEQLRLLSEGVTTPVTAMALRCAEIDGAARRAGVSLFEGLEIPRSHYSWSFASDTEPQMQRVLEEGWPAIKAKGFANYGETTRFLEACSKRFEAQGIRLRVDFNGVLDRLTFEKFIEFMPLRVYRALDFVEDPFPYDAAAWESMRQRWGVKLALDKGWKDGTQGFDAVVVKPARRDWRTVAQTHPHSPLVLTSAMDHALGQMFAAYEAAVALSEGQSLDFCGLCTEHLFEKDAFFERVSSHGGHLTADRSGGGLGFGEVLQSLPWRRL is encoded by the coding sequence ATGTCCTCGCCCATCTACGTCCACGAATACCTCCTGCGCAGCGGCGTGGCGCTGAATGCGGTGTCCATGCGCCGTGTCTTTGCCGGGGCATTGATCTTCGTGGATGGCGGCTACGGCTGCATCCACCCCTGGCCCGAGTTTGGCGATGCGCCTGTGGAGGAGCAGCTGCGCCTGCTCAGCGAGGGTGTGACCACACCCGTTACGGCTATGGCGCTGCGCTGTGCGGAGATCGACGGCGCGGCGCGGCGGGCTGGCGTGAGCCTGTTTGAGGGGCTGGAAATACCGCGCAGCCACTACTCCTGGAGCTTTGCCAGCGACACCGAGCCGCAGATGCAGCGCGTACTGGAAGAAGGCTGGCCCGCCATCAAAGCCAAGGGCTTTGCCAACTACGGTGAGACGACACGCTTTCTCGAAGCCTGCTCCAAACGCTTCGAAGCCCAGGGCATACGCCTGCGCGTGGACTTCAATGGCGTGCTGGACCGGCTGACGTTTGAGAAGTTCATCGAGTTCATGCCGCTGCGTGTGTACCGTGCGCTGGATTTTGTGGAAGACCCCTTCCCCTATGACGCCGCCGCCTGGGAGTCCATGAGGCAGCGCTGGGGGGTGAAGCTGGCTCTGGACAAAGGCTGGAAAGACGGCACGCAGGGCTTTGACGCTGTGGTGGTGAAGCCCGCACGGCGGGACTGGCGCACCGTGGCGCAGACGCACCCACACAGCCCGCTGGTGCTCACCTCGGCCATGGATCACGCCCTGGGGCAGATGTTTGCAGCCTACGAGGCGGCGGTGGCTTTGTCAGAAGGACAGTCGCTGGACTTCTGCGGCTTGTGCACGGAGCACCTGTTTGAAAAAGACGCCTTCTTTGAGCGTGTGAGCTCCCACGGTGGCCACCTCACGGCAGACCGCAGTGGAGGCGGCCTGGGCTTTGGAGAAGTTTTGCAGTCACTGCCATGGAGACGCTTGTAA
- the menA gene encoding 1,4-dihydroxy-2-naphthoate octaprenyltransferase: protein MPNLLDWIAAARPKTLGAAIAPVVVGCALGARISGHFDGWLAFCTLGSCGALQVATNFFNDALDSIKGADTAARIGPRRITASGAASARTVKLAAWLMLGVATLLALPLFAARGLPILFIGIPSLYFCFGYTGGPVPLAYRGLGELFVILFFGFVAVTGTVFVQTGEWREAAVVAGFQIGCLSTVLIAINNLRDVAEDGQTGKKTLAVRFGVGFARTEIVLLLVAAHAAGIYWWQQGWPRAFALPLVTLPLGLLIAWKVVTQPPGPGHNRLLAMSGAQLLAFSGLMSWAIANGPRGM, encoded by the coding sequence ATGCCCAACCTTCTCGACTGGATCGCCGCCGCACGCCCCAAGACCCTCGGAGCCGCCATCGCGCCTGTGGTGGTGGGATGTGCGCTGGGGGCCAGGATCTCGGGGCATTTTGACGGGTGGCTGGCCTTCTGCACGCTGGGCAGCTGTGGGGCGCTGCAGGTGGCCACGAATTTCTTCAACGACGCGCTGGACTCCATCAAGGGAGCGGACACGGCGGCGCGCATCGGCCCACGACGCATCACGGCCAGCGGTGCGGCGTCTGCCAGAACGGTCAAACTGGCCGCCTGGCTCATGCTGGGTGTGGCCACGCTGCTGGCGCTGCCGCTTTTTGCCGCGCGCGGGCTGCCCATCCTTTTCATCGGCATTCCATCGCTGTACTTCTGCTTTGGCTACACCGGTGGACCAGTGCCGCTGGCCTATCGCGGTCTGGGCGAGCTGTTTGTGATTTTGTTCTTCGGCTTTGTGGCGGTAACCGGCACTGTCTTTGTGCAGACGGGAGAGTGGCGCGAGGCCGCTGTGGTGGCCGGATTCCAGATCGGCTGCCTGAGCACCGTGCTCATCGCCATCAACAATCTGCGAGATGTGGCCGAGGATGGTCAGACCGGCAAAAAGACGCTGGCGGTGCGCTTTGGCGTGGGCTTTGCGCGTACAGAGATCGTACTGCTGCTGGTGGCAGCGCATGCGGCAGGCATCTACTGGTGGCAGCAGGGCTGGCCGCGTGCCTTTGCACTGCCGCTCGTCACCCTGCCACTCGGTCTTCTGATTGCATGGAAGGTTGTCACCCAGCCGCCCGGACCGGGCCACAACCGCCTGCTGGCCATGAGCGGTGCTCAGCTTCTGGCTTTCTCCGGCCTCATGAGCTGGGCCATCGCCAACGGACCACGAGGAATGTGA
- a CDS encoding PVC-type heme-binding CxxCH protein, with translation MRPITLLSCLAFISALHAEEFPKPFNTEKGDPMPAEEVARTMELPKGFKCVVFAAEPDVQQPIAMSWDSKGRLWVAENYTYAENPMRWDTKLRDRIIILEDKDGDGKHDGRKVFWEGGSYLTSVEIGYGGVWVLNNGTLSFIADKNGDDIPDGEPEVLLDGFNVKTIGHNIVNGLRWGPDGWLYGRHGITDTSSVGAPGTPADKRVRMNCAIWRYHPTQKILETVCHGGTNSWGHDWTADGELFFINTVIGHLWHAIPGAYYRRMFGTHLNPHVYEIIEQTADHFHWDSGSEKWDTIRKGGASPKTDELGGGHAHVGMLIYQGGLWPKEYQGAVLTCNLHGNRINVDKLERQGCGFVGKHTPDFMKAKDKWFRGIDLLTCPDGNVIVSDWSDGGECHDNDGVHRTSGRIYKIVYGESKKGERTADNNWWARMDLQKQYESGTGPASRALCGLADAGSKDGLVRLHTASDMQRLPIESRWPIATALAKHEEDANDRQQPLMIWYGIEPAVAADPMKGVELIKEAKLPTVRRLVARRIAEMIEAKPEAVDALVALMTNSIEAQEDVLAGITAGLDGFSSAKKPKGWDEFVAKASADKTGDAEHAKSRASSIQALSMVFGSGRASDELIAIVKNTDGDANARLNAFKSLTRTAKPELLSVIRSQINDKVLGTDARKALAAYDDPNIPKAMLNPWPGRSEEQQAATVATLTTRASYAKALLEAMRDKKVPTSVLSPFQARQIRSLGDESVTKLLVEAWGEIRDTPEAKKAEFTKWEGLLTKDALAKADPSKGRMLFTAVCSACHKMYGQGGAIGPELTGSDRHNLKYLLENILDPSAVVPADFRVSVLNLKDGRTITGVIPEQTERTLTVQTPAERITIERTQIVKQEQLPMSLMPEGLLSALGDENVKNLISYLMSNGQVEMPK, from the coding sequence ATGCGCCCGATCACGCTGCTCTCCTGCCTTGCCTTCATCTCCGCCCTGCACGCGGAGGAGTTTCCCAAACCCTTCAACACCGAGAAGGGCGACCCCATGCCGGCCGAGGAGGTGGCGCGGACGATGGAGCTGCCGAAGGGCTTTAAGTGCGTGGTGTTTGCCGCGGAGCCGGATGTGCAGCAGCCCATTGCCATGAGCTGGGACAGCAAGGGCCGCCTCTGGGTGGCGGAAAACTACACCTATGCGGAGAACCCCATGCGCTGGGACACCAAACTCCGGGACCGCATCATCATTCTGGAAGACAAGGACGGCGATGGCAAACACGACGGCCGCAAGGTATTCTGGGAAGGCGGCAGCTACCTGACCAGCGTGGAGATCGGCTACGGCGGCGTGTGGGTGCTAAACAACGGCACACTGAGCTTCATCGCTGACAAAAACGGTGACGACATCCCCGATGGCGAGCCCGAGGTGCTGCTGGATGGATTCAATGTGAAGACCATCGGCCACAACATCGTCAACGGCCTTCGTTGGGGCCCGGACGGCTGGCTGTATGGCCGCCACGGCATCACCGACACCTCAAGCGTAGGCGCTCCCGGCACGCCTGCGGACAAGCGCGTGCGAATGAACTGCGCCATCTGGCGCTACCACCCCACGCAGAAGATTCTGGAAACCGTCTGCCACGGCGGCACCAACTCCTGGGGCCATGACTGGACAGCAGATGGTGAGCTCTTTTTCATCAATACGGTGATCGGCCACCTCTGGCACGCCATCCCCGGCGCGTACTACCGCCGAATGTTTGGCACGCATCTGAACCCGCATGTGTATGAAATCATCGAGCAAACCGCCGATCACTTCCACTGGGACAGCGGTTCCGAGAAGTGGGACACCATCCGCAAAGGTGGTGCCAGCCCCAAGACCGATGAACTCGGCGGCGGCCACGCGCACGTGGGCATGCTCATCTACCAGGGCGGCCTGTGGCCCAAGGAATACCAAGGCGCCGTGCTCACCTGCAATCTGCATGGCAACCGCATCAACGTGGACAAGCTGGAGCGCCAGGGCTGCGGATTTGTAGGCAAGCACACCCCTGATTTCATGAAGGCCAAGGACAAGTGGTTCCGCGGCATCGACCTCCTCACCTGCCCAGATGGCAACGTGATCGTCTCCGACTGGAGCGACGGCGGCGAATGCCACGACAACGATGGCGTGCACCGGACGAGCGGACGCATTTACAAGATTGTATACGGGGAGTCGAAGAAGGGCGAGCGCACCGCAGATAACAACTGGTGGGCCCGCATGGACCTGCAGAAGCAGTATGAAAGCGGCACAGGCCCTGCATCACGCGCACTGTGTGGTCTTGCCGACGCTGGCAGCAAAGACGGTCTTGTGCGCCTGCATACCGCATCTGACATGCAGCGCCTACCTATTGAATCCCGCTGGCCCATCGCCACCGCTTTGGCCAAGCACGAAGAAGACGCCAACGACCGTCAGCAGCCTCTCATGATCTGGTATGGCATCGAGCCTGCCGTGGCGGCAGATCCGATGAAGGGCGTGGAATTGATCAAAGAAGCGAAGCTGCCCACCGTGCGCCGACTGGTGGCACGCCGGATTGCGGAGATGATCGAGGCAAAGCCTGAAGCGGTGGATGCGCTGGTGGCGCTGATGACGAACAGCATCGAAGCGCAGGAAGACGTGCTCGCGGGCATCACCGCCGGGCTCGATGGCTTCAGCTCCGCCAAGAAGCCGAAGGGCTGGGATGAGTTTGTGGCCAAGGCTTCTGCTGACAAAACTGGAGACGCCGAACACGCCAAATCACGCGCCTCCAGCATTCAGGCTCTATCCATGGTCTTCGGCAGCGGCCGCGCCTCAGACGAGTTGATCGCCATCGTGAAAAACACGGACGGCGATGCCAACGCACGCCTCAATGCCTTCAAGAGCCTGACCCGCACCGCCAAGCCGGAGCTGCTCTCCGTAATCCGCAGCCAGATCAATGACAAGGTGCTGGGCACCGATGCACGCAAGGCGCTGGCTGCATATGATGACCCGAACATCCCCAAGGCCATGCTGAATCCCTGGCCGGGCCGCAGCGAGGAGCAGCAAGCAGCCACCGTAGCCACGCTGACCACACGCGCCAGCTATGCCAAGGCGCTGCTGGAAGCCATGCGTGACAAAAAGGTGCCCACCTCCGTGCTCTCCCCCTTCCAGGCACGTCAGATCCGCAGCCTGGGTGATGAATCCGTGACCAAGCTGCTGGTCGAAGCCTGGGGCGAGATCCGCGACACCCCAGAGGCGAAGAAGGCCGAGTTCACCAAATGGGAAGGACTGCTGACGAAAGATGCGCTGGCCAAGGCTGATCCCTCCAAAGGCCGCATGCTCTTCACCGCCGTGTGCAGCGCCTGCCATAAGATGTATGGCCAGGGCGGTGCCATCGGCCCCGAACTGACCGGCAGCGACCGCCACAACCTGAAGTACCTGCTCGAAAACATCCTGGACCCCAGCGCCGTGGTGCCTGCGGACTTCCGCGTGAGCGTGCTCAATCTCAAAGACGGCCGCACCATCACCGGTGTCATCCCCGAGCAGACAGAGCGCACCCTCACCGTGCAAACGCCTGCTGAGCGTATCACCATCGAGCGCACCCAGATCGTAAAGCAGGAACAGCTGCCAATGTCGCTCATGCCCGAAGGCCTGCTCTCCGCGCTGGGAGATGAAAACGTGAAGAACCTGATCTCCTACCTGATGTCGAACGGGCAGGTGGAGATGCCGAAATAA
- a CDS encoding trypsin-like peptidase domain-containing protein: MRPVYLLLLTSLLLGQAHAASKPKVPASATKPAAPAARTAAELAAAIRPSLVKITQIGREGTDGIGSGFVVSEDGLIATNLHVIGEARRLQIEMHDGKTHDVSVVQASDNHHDLALLKIEAKGLKPLPLGDSSKVQQGEPIVAMGAPEGLAFSIVQGVLSATREVDGLEMLQVAVPIEKGNSGGPLLDMQGRVLGLLTLKSLKTDNLGFAMPVNELKNLIEKPNPVPMSRWLTIGALNPKLWHSHLGAQWTQHAGVIRSEFPGSGFGGRALCLSTQKVPEETFEIAATVKMDDESGAAGLTFCSDGGDKHYGFYPSGGKLRLTRFNGPDVYSWTILADVPSDAYKSGDWNTLRVRVEPERIVCYVNGKQVIESDDTGIRAGAAGLCKFRTTVAEFRNFRIGTDLAEKPLQPELASRLRSKVQEYVATAATTDQTLEGLLENPGAARRVLVEQRRRLEEEAVRLRDLERELHRRAMTKDILAELAKPEPEINLLRCSLLLARHDNPEIDISTYMSSFKAMVLDLKDDPEIKKGTIAAVKRLNRYLFEENGFHGSRGDYSNRSNSYLNEVIDDREGLPITLSVLYIELASALGVQGVFGVPLPGKFMVGYRDGPEGELQLVDVFEHGKLVTVEQAALDLTEDGRFPEAALAPTTKQAILLRMLRNLMSSVFDDSRSLRDSLPYLNLVLAIDPQAAAERLTRAQMRQRLGEKAGAREDVGWLIQNFPEDGPPELMQQLDRWMQSLRE, from the coding sequence ATGCGCCCGGTTTACCTTTTGCTACTCACCAGCCTGCTGCTTGGTCAGGCGCACGCGGCTTCCAAACCGAAGGTGCCTGCTTCGGCCACCAAGCCCGCTGCACCCGCAGCCCGCACCGCTGCCGAGCTGGCAGCGGCCATCCGCCCATCTTTGGTAAAGATCACCCAGATCGGGCGCGAGGGCACGGACGGCATCGGCTCCGGCTTTGTGGTCAGCGAGGACGGGCTCATCGCCACCAATCTGCACGTCATTGGAGAGGCCCGCAGGCTTCAGATCGAGATGCACGATGGCAAGACCCACGATGTCTCCGTGGTACAGGCCAGCGACAATCACCACGATCTCGCTTTGCTCAAAATCGAGGCCAAGGGGCTCAAGCCGCTGCCTCTGGGAGACTCCAGCAAGGTGCAGCAGGGAGAGCCCATTGTGGCCATGGGCGCGCCTGAGGGGCTGGCCTTCAGCATCGTGCAGGGTGTGCTCTCCGCCACGCGCGAGGTGGACGGGCTGGAGATGCTGCAGGTGGCCGTGCCTATCGAAAAAGGAAACAGCGGCGGCCCGCTGCTGGACATGCAGGGCAGGGTGCTAGGCCTCCTGACGCTGAAGTCCCTCAAGACGGACAATCTCGGCTTTGCCATGCCGGTGAATGAGCTCAAAAACCTCATCGAAAAGCCGAACCCGGTGCCCATGTCCCGCTGGCTCACGATCGGCGCGCTAAATCCCAAACTGTGGCACTCGCACCTGGGGGCGCAGTGGACGCAGCATGCCGGGGTGATCCGCTCCGAATTTCCCGGCTCTGGCTTTGGCGGGCGTGCGCTGTGCCTTTCCACACAGAAGGTCCCGGAAGAGACCTTTGAGATCGCAGCCACGGTGAAGATGGATGATGAATCCGGCGCTGCGGGCCTGACCTTCTGCTCCGATGGCGGGGACAAGCACTATGGTTTTTACCCCTCAGGAGGAAAGCTGCGCCTCACCCGCTTCAACGGCCCCGATGTGTATTCCTGGACCATTCTGGCCGATGTGCCCAGCGATGCCTATAAATCCGGCGACTGGAACACCTTGCGCGTGCGCGTGGAGCCAGAGCGAATCGTCTGCTATGTGAATGGAAAGCAGGTCATCGAGAGCGACGACACCGGTATTCGCGCTGGTGCAGCCGGATTGTGCAAATTCCGGACGACAGTGGCGGAGTTTCGCAATTTCCGCATCGGCACCGATCTGGCTGAGAAGCCGCTGCAGCCCGAACTGGCCTCCCGGCTGCGCTCCAAGGTGCAGGAGTATGTGGCCACTGCCGCCACGACGGACCAGACTCTCGAAGGCCTGCTGGAAAATCCCGGGGCTGCACGCCGCGTGCTGGTGGAGCAGCGCCGCAGGCTGGAGGAGGAAGCCGTCAGGCTGCGAGATCTGGAGCGCGAGCTGCACCGCCGCGCCATGACCAAGGACATCCTCGCAGAGTTGGCCAAGCCTGAGCCTGAGATCAACCTGCTGCGCTGCTCCCTGCTGCTGGCGCGGCATGACAATCCAGAGATCGACATCAGCACTTACATGAGCAGCTTCAAAGCCATGGTGCTGGATCTCAAGGATGACCCTGAGATTAAGAAGGGCACCATTGCAGCGGTGAAACGCCTGAATCGTTACCTGTTTGAGGAGAACGGATTCCATGGCAGCCGTGGCGACTACAGCAACCGCTCCAACAGCTACCTGAATGAAGTCATCGATGACCGAGAGGGGCTGCCCATCACGCTGAGTGTGCTCTACATCGAGCTGGCATCTGCCTTGGGGGTGCAGGGCGTCTTCGGCGTGCCGCTGCCGGGGAAGTTCATGGTGGGCTATCGCGATGGTCCAGAGGGCGAGCTGCAACTGGTGGATGTCTTTGAGCATGGCAAGCTCGTCACCGTGGAGCAGGCGGCACTGGATCTGACCGAAGATGGCCGCTTTCCCGAGGCTGCGCTGGCCCCCACCACCAAGCAGGCCATCCTGCTGCGCATGCTGCGGAACCTCATGAGCAGCGTCTTTGACGACAGCCGCTCCCTGCGTGATTCACTGCCGTATCTGAACCTCGTGCTGGCCATTGATCCCCAGGCCGCCGCCGAGCGCCTGACCCGCGCACAGATGCGCCAGCGCCTTGGCGAAAAAGCCGGTGCCCGCGAAGACGTGGGCTGGCTGATCCAGAACTTCCCCGAAGACGGCCCGCCGGAGCTCATGCAGCAGCTAGACCGCTGGATGCAGTCTTTGCGGGAGTAG